From Alphaproteobacteria bacterium, the proteins below share one genomic window:
- a CDS encoding DUF167 domain-containing protein, with the protein MAGDAAGPFHAVDGGVRIAVRLTPKAAHNRVQGIAVDGAGASALRVSVTAVAEKGQANAALIRLLAREWRVARRDLEIVAGHHDRRKVLHLAGDPKTGLALLTGWFAERRRNE; encoded by the coding sequence GTGGCCGGTGACGCCGCCGGTCCTTTCCATGCCGTCGATGGCGGCGTCCGCATTGCCGTCCGCCTGACGCCGAAAGCGGCCCACAACCGGGTTCAAGGGATCGCCGTCGATGGCGCCGGTGCATCGGCGCTCAGGGTCTCGGTCACCGCCGTTGCCGAAAAAGGCCAGGCCAACGCGGCGCTGATCCGCCTGTTGGCGCGCGAATGGCGGGTCGCCAGGCGCGACCTCGAAATCGTCGCCGGCCACCATGATCGCCGCAAGGTTCTGCATCTCGCCGGCGACCCGAAAACGGGCCTCGCTTTGCTGACCGGCTGGTTCGCCGAGCGCCGCCGCAACGAATGA
- a CDS encoding cupin yields MTMPKPAVDFHGLDLQLGWEPAPGAAPGVEQKLLSGVLDEKAGVGVRTRLVRFRPGATVPDQFVHEYWEEVYLIDGAIEVGGTLYEPPSYACRPPGTPHGPFHSKDGCLFLEFQYFV; encoded by the coding sequence ATGACGATGCCGAAGCCTGCTGTCGACTTTCACGGGCTCGATCTGCAACTCGGCTGGGAACCAGCGCCCGGTGCCGCTCCAGGAGTCGAACAAAAGCTGTTGTCGGGGGTCCTCGACGAAAAAGCCGGCGTGGGAGTTCGCACACGGCTTGTCCGGTTCCGGCCCGGGGCGACCGTCCCCGACCAGTTTGTCCACGAATATTGGGAAGAGGTCTATCTCATCGACGGTGCCATCGAGGTCGGCGGTACCCTCTACGAGCCCCCCTCCTATGCCTGCCGACCGCCGGGCACGCCACACGGCCCCTTTCATTCGAAGGACGGCTGCCTGTTCCTTGAATTCCAGTATTTCGTATGA
- a CDS encoding MmgE/PrpD family protein, giving the protein MSLTRDLAAILARPVDNATRSRAALHVLDWVGNAALGASSEVGRKICAFGRTGAAGPCYTLGAATRQPEMAAFVNGALGNIFEMDDIHRISIVHPGDVVVPAAMAFAGYNAVTGPTFLDAVVRGYEAAIRIGAAAGTGHYALWYNTATCGVFGAAAAVSDLRGLGTDVTIDALGHAGEQTAGLWQCRIESTDSKQVLAGRAAQSGVIAAELAACGLRGPAEILEGSHGFFTATAPGAQAAEVTADADGPWRIHDVSFKPWPACRHVHPAIEVALKMRDEIAPSVIAKIEVATYAQAIDFCDRTHPMTPHEGRFSLQFCTALALLRGAPSLGDFAPAAIADREVLALAAKVGLVEDPAMTGAFPVRYPARLTLHLDSGETRTREVATALGDPENPMNKESLVEKARTLINAAGHDTVDEVIAASGDLPSGGSARAILALLCDPR; this is encoded by the coding sequence ATGAGCCTGACCCGCGATCTCGCCGCCATTCTCGCCCGTCCGGTCGACAACGCGACTCGCAGCCGGGCGGCGCTACACGTCCTGGATTGGGTCGGGAACGCTGCCCTTGGCGCCAGCAGCGAAGTCGGCCGAAAGATTTGCGCCTTTGGAAGAACCGGTGCCGCGGGCCCCTGTTACACGCTTGGCGCCGCTACACGCCAGCCGGAGATGGCCGCCTTCGTCAACGGCGCCCTTGGCAACATCTTCGAGATGGACGACATCCATCGTATCTCGATCGTGCATCCCGGCGACGTGGTCGTGCCGGCGGCAATGGCCTTCGCCGGGTACAACGCGGTCACAGGCCCCACTTTCCTCGACGCCGTCGTTCGCGGGTACGAAGCGGCGATCCGCATCGGCGCGGCGGCGGGCACGGGCCACTACGCACTTTGGTATAATACGGCGACCTGCGGTGTATTCGGCGCCGCCGCGGCGGTCTCCGATCTTCGCGGGCTGGGGACCGACGTAACAATCGACGCCCTCGGCCACGCCGGCGAACAGACGGCGGGGCTTTGGCAATGCCGGATCGAGTCCACCGACAGCAAGCAGGTGCTGGCCGGCCGCGCTGCGCAATCGGGCGTGATTGCCGCTGAGCTCGCGGCTTGCGGCCTGCGCGGACCGGCGGAGATTCTCGAAGGCTCGCACGGCTTCTTCACAGCGACCGCGCCGGGGGCGCAGGCGGCCGAAGTCACCGCAGATGCCGACGGGCCGTGGCGCATCCACGACGTCAGTTTCAAGCCTTGGCCCGCCTGCCGCCATGTCCATCCGGCGATCGAAGTGGCGCTGAAGATGCGGGACGAGATCGCTCCCAGCGTGATTGCCAAGATCGAGGTTGCCACCTACGCACAGGCCATTGACTTCTGCGACCGGACCCACCCAATGACGCCACACGAGGGGCGGTTTAGCCTGCAATTCTGCACAGCCCTCGCCCTATTAAGGGGCGCTCCCAGCCTGGGTGATTTCGCTCCGGCGGCGATCGCGGACAGAGAAGTTCTAGCCTTGGCCGCCAAAGTTGGACTGGTCGAAGACCCGGCGATGACCGGCGCCTTCCCCGTCCGCTATCCAGCCCGTCTCACGCTCCACCTGGATTCCGGCGAAACCAGAACGCGCGAAGTCGCCACCGCGCTTGGCGACCCAGAAAACCCGATGAACAAAGAGTCCCTCGTCGAGAAGGCACGAACCTTGATCAATGCGGCCGGCCACGATACCGTCGACGAGGTAATCGCGGCCAGCGGCGATTTGCCGTCAGGCGGTTCGGCAAGGGCCATTTTGGCCCTTTTGTGCGATCCCCGGTGA
- a CDS encoding transposase, with protein sequence MAINDAPTAPRSPWQNGYVECLIGSVRRECLDHIIAVNDRQLRRVLKSYLAYHNQTRTHLALDKDAPEPRSPASNNDGPIVALPEVGGLHHRYERLAA encoded by the coding sequence ATGGCGATCAATGATGCACCGACCGCGCCCAGATCACCGTGGCAGAATGGCTACGTCGAATGTCTCATCGGCTCTGTCCGACGGGAATGTCTGGATCACATCATCGCCGTGAACGATCGACAGCTCAGGCGCGTTCTCAAATCCTATCTCGCCTACCACAACCAAACCCGCACGCACCTTGCCTTGGACAAGGATGCGCCCGAACCGAGATCGCCGGCGAGCAACAACGACGGTCCAATCGTTGCCCTTCCCGAGGTCGGTGGGCTCCATCATCGCTACGAACGCTTGGCCGCATAG
- a CDS encoding YggT family protein, translating to MMSVVGLIDLILQLYTWVVIAYVILTWLVQFNVVNRQNQFVNSAGDFLSRATEPALAPIRRVVPYLGGIDISPVVLLLLLWLARSLLWEYGPAMG from the coding sequence ATGATGTCCGTGGTGGGCCTGATCGACCTGATCCTGCAGCTCTACACCTGGGTGGTGATCGCCTATGTCATCCTCACCTGGCTGGTTCAGTTCAATGTCGTCAACCGCCAAAATCAATTCGTCAACAGCGCCGGCGACTTCCTGAGCCGTGCCACCGAGCCGGCGCTGGCGCCGATCCGCCGCGTCGTCCCCTATCTCGGCGGCATCGACATCTCGCCGGTGGTCCTGCTGCTGCTGCTGTGGCTGGCGCGCAGCCTGTTGTGGGAATACGGCCCGGCGATGGGATGA
- a CDS encoding LysR family transcriptional regulator, with protein MIDIKQLEYFMNVAELGGFLCAAAYLSVPRAALGRQVQNLEYELNTHLLYRTGRGVMVTESGHQLVSSCKWLGANRQRERAPARALSA; from the coding sequence ATGATCGACATCAAACAGCTAGAATATTTCATGAACGTCGCGGAACTCGGCGGTTTCTTATGCGCCGCGGCCTATCTGTCGGTCCCACGGGCGGCTCTTGGCCGTCAAGTCCAGAACCTCGAATACGAGCTGAATACGCACCTCCTTTACCGCACCGGCCGGGGCGTCATGGTCACCGAATCAGGGCACCAGTTGGTCAGCAGCTGCAAATGGCTGGGCGCGAACCGGCAGCGCGAGCGCGCTCCGGCCAGGGCGCTCTCCGCATGA